In Methanothrix sp., a genomic segment contains:
- the cmk gene encoding (d)CMP kinase, which produces MIITISGSPGTGTSTLARALSLQLGLPWVNSGELFRKIASEKNISVKDMNRMAEKGPEVDYMIDDAQRALAKGGAGVFEGRLSGHLLDAELKVLLKSDLRIRAERISKRESKLLEDACRETRLREESEARRYKKYYNIDINDLNVYDLVVDTGRFNEAGTLAIVLAAARALQSP; this is translated from the coding sequence ATGATAATCACCATCAGCGGCTCTCCGGGCACGGGGACCTCCACCCTGGCCCGGGCCCTATCCCTCCAGCTCGGCCTGCCCTGGGTCAATTCCGGGGAGCTGTTCCGGAAGATCGCCAGCGAGAAGAACATATCAGTCAAGGATATGAACCGCATGGCGGAGAAGGGGCCAGAGGTCGATTATATGATCGATGATGCCCAAAGAGCCCTGGCCAAAGGGGGGGCGGGGGTCTTCGAAGGAAGGCTTTCAGGCCACCTTCTGGACGCCGAGCTCAAGGTCCTCTTGAAGTCCGATCTGAGGATCCGGGCGGAACGGATATCCAAGCGGGAGTCAAAGCTCCTGGAGGATGCCTGTCGGGAGACCAGACTGCGAGAGGAGAGCGAGGCCCGCAGGTATAAGAAATACTATAACATAGATATCAATGACCTTAACGTCTACGATCTGGTGGTGGATACGGGGAGGTTCAATGAGGCGGGCACCTTGGCCATCGTTCTTGCGGCGGCGAGGGCCTTGCAGTCTCCATGA
- a CDS encoding DUF106 domain-containing protein has translation MKQSMSSSLDRAALIAGILLFFGVMVEDYRSLLGQVMNHLLGWLPQTGLSFPVILFILAAITGLYASLVQKYTMDWEFMRRQQEKMRALQSNMRAAQLAGDQAKIQSLQTEQMKMVSEQGKMMQMQFKPMLYIGIISIPLFMWIYFYIKSSGGIMMTFPFWGPHNIQETVLGPILYWFYWYFVCSLPVSQIIRKALDIGSMS, from the coding sequence ATGAAGCAATCCATGTCCAGTTCGCTGGATCGAGCGGCCCTGATCGCGGGCATACTCCTTTTTTTTGGAGTGATGGTAGAGGATTACAGAAGCCTGTTGGGACAGGTCATGAACCATCTTTTGGGATGGCTGCCCCAGACGGGGCTCTCATTCCCTGTGATCCTCTTCATCCTGGCGGCCATAACCGGCCTTTATGCCAGCCTGGTTCAGAAGTATACCATGGACTGGGAGTTCATGCGCCGCCAGCAGGAGAAGATGAGGGCTCTGCAGAGCAATATGAGAGCGGCTCAGCTGGCGGGGGATCAGGCCAAGATCCAGTCCTTGCAGACTGAGCAGATGAAGATGGTCTCAGAGCAGGGGAAGATGATGCAGATGCAGTTCAAGCCCATGCTCTACATCGGCATCATATCCATCCCCCTCTTCATGTGGATATATTTCTACATAAAAAGCTCCGGGGGGATCATGATGACCTTTCCCTTCTGGGGGCCGCATAACATTCAGGAGACGGTTTTGGGGCCGATCCTCTACTGGTTCTACTGGTATTTTGTCTGCTCACTGCCGGTATCGCAGATCATCAGAAAGGCTCTGGACATAGGGAGCATGAGCTGA
- a CDS encoding RNA-guided pseudouridylation complex pseudouridine synthase subunit Cbf5, producing MIHRPRKDKGELSGDRATRQPSRYSRQSKKSGRRSSTASARSSFQPLTGEGKGRDSQSGLKILPVDRTRSVLMKRRGKTDPAYGTSPRERGLEMHLRLGAINLDKTSGPTSHEIVAWVKRILEVDKAGHSGTLDPKVTGILPVLLGDATRVMETLLMAGKEYICLMHVHKPVPKRRIIEVCGQFVGPILQKPPLKSSVVKELRTRTIYYLEVLEIEEQHVLMRVGCQAGTYIRKLCYDMGLALGTGANMEELRRTRAGPFREDDTLATLHQLMDAYMAYKERGDESLLRRVIQPVEAALAHLPRLEIADNAVDAICHGAPLAAPGLLSLETGISRGDDVVLFTLKGEAVAIARAELSSEEMLASSSGIVAATERVIMEPGTYPKAWKLAERDGSTEIRAEAKR from the coding sequence ATGATTCACAGGCCGAGAAAGGATAAGGGCGAGCTGTCAGGAGATCGGGCCACCCGGCAGCCCTCAAGATATTCCAGACAATCGAAGAAGTCCGGGCGGAGATCATCCACAGCTTCGGCCCGCTCATCATTCCAGCCTCTGACCGGCGAGGGAAAGGGGAGAGATTCTCAGTCCGGCCTCAAGATCCTTCCAGTGGATAGAACGAGGTCGGTCCTGATGAAGAGAAGAGGCAAGACCGATCCTGCTTATGGCACCTCCCCCCGGGAGAGGGGCCTGGAGATGCATCTTCGTTTAGGGGCCATCAATCTGGACAAGACCTCCGGGCCGACGAGCCATGAGATCGTGGCCTGGGTGAAGAGGATTTTAGAGGTGGATAAGGCCGGCCACAGCGGCACCCTCGATCCCAAGGTAACAGGCATCCTGCCCGTTCTCCTAGGGGATGCGACCCGGGTCATGGAGACTCTGCTCATGGCAGGAAAGGAGTACATCTGCCTGATGCATGTTCACAAGCCAGTGCCCAAAAGGCGCATCATCGAGGTCTGCGGGCAGTTTGTGGGCCCCATACTGCAAAAGCCCCCTCTGAAGTCCTCCGTAGTCAAGGAGTTGCGTACCAGGACCATCTATTATCTGGAGGTGCTGGAGATCGAGGAGCAGCATGTTCTGATGAGGGTGGGCTGCCAGGCGGGGACCTACATCAGGAAGCTCTGCTACGATATGGGCCTCGCCCTGGGGACGGGGGCTAACATGGAGGAGCTGCGCCGGACCCGGGCCGGCCCCTTTCGCGAGGATGATACCCTGGCTACCTTACACCAGCTCATGGATGCCTATATGGCCTATAAAGAGAGAGGGGATGAGAGCCTGCTTCGCCGGGTGATACAGCCGGTGGAGGCAGCCCTGGCGCATCTGCCCCGGCTGGAGATAGCGGACAATGCTGTGGATGCCATATGCCACGGCGCGCCCCTGGCCGCCCCAGGCCTTCTGAGCCTGGAGACGGGGATCAGCCGGGGGGATGATGTGGTCCTCTTCACACTGAAAGGAGAAGCTGTAGCCATTGCCAGAGCGGAGCTGAGCAGTGAGGAGATGCTGGCCTCAAGTTCGGGAATCGTGGCAGCGACCGAAAGGGTAATAATGGAGCCCGGCACCTATCCGAAGGCGTGGAAGCTGGCCGAGAGGGACGGCTCCACTGAGATAAGGGCAGAAGCAAAGCGATGA
- a CDS encoding 50S ribosomal protein L30 — MFAIVRLRGEVNLRPEIKDTLAMLHIHRVNHCVVVKEDPHYRGMIQKVKDYVAWGKIDDSTLAMLLERRGRLSANRRLTEQYLKENTPYSSFMELAKAINSGSASLKDLQIKPIFRLHPARKGLRTTKKTVQQGGDLGFHPDLTDLIKRMR; from the coding sequence ATGTTTGCCATAGTGAGATTGAGAGGGGAGGTGAACCTCAGGCCGGAGATCAAGGACACCCTGGCGATGCTCCATATCCATCGGGTCAATCACTGCGTAGTGGTCAAAGAAGACCCCCATTACCGGGGCATGATCCAGAAGGTCAAGGATTATGTGGCCTGGGGGAAGATAGATGATAGTACTCTGGCCATGCTCTTAGAGAGAAGGGGCAGACTGAGCGCTAACCGGCGCCTGACAGAGCAGTATTTAAAGGAGAATACACCTTACTCATCTTTTATGGAACTGGCTAAAGCCATCAACTCCGGATCAGCCAGTCTGAAAGATCTGCAAATCAAGCCCATATTCAGGCTGCATCCTGCTCGGAAGGGCCTTAGAACCACCAAGAAGACCGTTCAACAGGGCGGAGATCTGGGATTTCATCCGGATTTGACGGATCTTATCAAGAGGATGAGGTAG
- the ilvA gene encoding threonine ammonia-lyase: MIGFFDVLKAADLLKDEVIRTPLVYSPTFSRMANAEVYLKLENLQMCGSFKVRGATYKLLSHPTEIQTGVVAASVGNHAQGVALAACSAGVPATIIMPVWASISKQEATRAYGAEVRLQGSSLVESIDIGRRMAQETDRIFIHPYDDEEIIAGQGTVGLEILEDLPNTDLIIVPVGGGGLIAGVALAAKAIRPEARVVGVQAASCPSAKTALELGRPVEIQAEEQGSIADAIMVTQVGEAPFPLLQKLVDDIILVDDDQIASAVLRLLERKRTLAEGAAATPLAALVGGSLQIEEGSRIVLVVSGGNLDSLLLERIIATGLRRDGRLMHLSLCLRDAPGSLARLLSLLAGQEANVVHIHHARNESGVAFSYTRVDLELETRGFEHIKEIERALEGAGYRYKKDQI; this comes from the coding sequence TGATCGGTTTCTTTGATGTCCTGAAGGCGGCCGATCTCCTTAAGGATGAGGTCATTCGCACCCCACTGGTCTACTCCCCCACCTTCAGCAGAATGGCCAATGCCGAGGTCTATCTGAAGCTGGAGAACCTGCAGATGTGCGGCTCGTTCAAGGTCAGGGGGGCCACATACAAACTCCTGTCCCATCCGACTGAGATCCAGACCGGGGTCGTAGCAGCCTCAGTGGGAAACCATGCTCAGGGGGTGGCCTTGGCCGCCTGTTCTGCTGGTGTCCCGGCCACGATCATCATGCCCGTCTGGGCCTCGATCTCCAAGCAGGAGGCCACACGCGCTTATGGGGCAGAGGTGAGGCTGCAGGGCAGCAGCCTGGTGGAGAGCATAGATATCGGCCGGCGAATGGCTCAGGAGACGGACAGGATCTTCATTCATCCTTATGACGATGAGGAGATCATAGCCGGCCAGGGGACTGTAGGCCTGGAGATCCTGGAGGACCTGCCCAACACGGATCTCATCATAGTGCCAGTGGGTGGAGGGGGACTGATAGCGGGCGTTGCCCTGGCAGCCAAGGCCATCCGGCCGGAGGCGAGGGTGGTGGGGGTGCAGGCGGCATCCTGCCCCTCAGCAAAAACGGCTCTGGAGCTTGGAAGGCCGGTGGAGATCCAGGCCGAGGAGCAGGGCTCGATCGCCGATGCCATCATGGTCACCCAGGTGGGCGAGGCCCCATTCCCGCTGCTGCAGAAGCTGGTGGACGATATCATTCTGGTGGACGATGATCAGATCGCCTCTGCAGTGCTCAGGCTTTTGGAACGCAAGCGCACTTTAGCGGAGGGGGCGGCTGCTACCCCTCTGGCGGCGCTCGTCGGCGGATCGCTGCAGATCGAAGAGGGAAGCCGTATAGTGCTGGTGGTGAGCGGCGGCAATCTGGACAGCCTGCTCTTGGAGAGGATCATCGCTACTGGCTTACGCCGGGATGGGAGACTGATGCATCTTTCCCTTTGCCTGAGGGATGCTCCCGGATCATTGGCCCGCCTCCTGAGCCTGCTGGCCGGTCAGGAGGCAAATGTGGTGCACATCCACCATGCCCGAAATGAGAGCGGAGTGGCATTCAGCTACACCCGGGTGGACCTGGAGCTGGAGACAAGGGGTTTCGAGCATATAAAGGAGATCGAGAGGGCTCTGGAAGGAGCGGGATACAGATATAAAAAAGATCAGATATAA
- a CDS encoding uL15m family ribosomal protein yields MVRPKTKKKRGHRTYHGKHKNMRGGGSRGGRGDAGKCKHHFMRSILLGTDMGKHGFVRLPLAERVDTVNVDELDQLAGPDGRVEINEFKVLGRGRISRRLEVKALGFSAKAKSKIEAAGGQAVVV; encoded by the coding sequence ATGGTTAGACCAAAGACCAAAAAAAAGAGAGGTCATAGAACCTACCACGGCAAGCACAAGAACATGCGCGGGGGAGGGAGCCGTGGCGGCCGTGGAGATGCAGGCAAGTGCAAGCATCACTTCATGCGATCCATCCTTCTCGGCACCGATATGGGCAAGCATGGATTCGTCCGCCTGCCTCTGGCTGAGAGGGTGGACACGGTCAATGTCGATGAGCTGGACCAGCTCGCCGGCCCGGACGGCAGGGTTGAGATCAATGAATTTAAGGTTCTCGGTCGGGGCAGGATATCCCGGAGGCTGGAGGTTAAGGCTCTGGGATTCTCCGCCAAGGCCAAGAGCAAGATCGAGGCTGCTGGTGGTCAGGCAGTAGTTGTATGA
- the secY gene encoding preprotein translocase subunit SecY — MNQQSFFYAIEPFVRRLPSVERPTGHVHFKKKLSWTLAILLLYFILGNIPLFGLSAASIDLFSSYRAFFAGSFGSMMLLGIGPIVTASIVLQLLVGSDIIKLNLSDPRDQAIYQGTQKALVFVMVAVEGLPQVLGGYLLPDAGVANALGVSLGVISFLIFIQVFIGGSLIVYMDEVVSKWGVGSGVGLFIVAGISQQLVTGLINPARGDAGLAVGIIPKWIDIIRLQLISFDTLFTSEGLRFIMITGGILALISTILIILLVVLVESTRIEIPLAHSRVRGARGRFPVKLVYASVLPMILVRAIQANIEMLGALLASRLGVVSTATVTGEGVTTVYTGYSSLLGNFISQSQFDAATGAAISGQSPQPVSGLMYYLSPIGGPGDWIPSMVTTSTAGMTELGFSPIAGWQILLHVLTDSVFLILGGILFAIFWIETTGMGPKSVAAKIHNSGLQVPGYRRNPASIERLMERYIPKVTVIGGVIIGVLTLVASLLGTLGGAGGTGLLLAVSIVYRLYEQIASEQIQEMYPMMQKFFGASA; from the coding sequence ATGAACCAGCAAAGTTTCTTTTATGCGATAGAGCCCTTTGTGCGCCGGCTCCCCTCTGTGGAGCGGCCCACAGGGCACGTCCATTTTAAGAAAAAGCTGAGCTGGACACTGGCTATATTGCTCCTGTACTTCATACTCGGAAATATACCCCTCTTTGGGCTTTCAGCAGCATCCATAGACCTTTTCAGCTCTTATCGTGCCTTCTTCGCCGGATCCTTCGGGTCGATGATGCTCTTGGGCATCGGTCCCATCGTTACTGCATCCATTGTGCTCCAGCTTCTGGTGGGCTCTGATATCATCAAACTCAATCTGAGCGATCCCCGCGATCAGGCCATCTATCAGGGCACTCAGAAGGCTCTGGTCTTTGTGATGGTTGCAGTGGAGGGGCTGCCTCAGGTCTTGGGCGGCTATCTTCTGCCCGATGCAGGGGTAGCGAATGCTCTGGGCGTCTCCTTAGGCGTTATATCTTTCTTGATATTTATTCAGGTCTTTATTGGTGGATCTCTTATCGTCTATATGGATGAGGTCGTCTCCAAATGGGGTGTGGGATCGGGTGTGGGCCTCTTCATCGTGGCGGGAATAAGCCAGCAATTGGTCACTGGTCTGATCAATCCGGCCCGAGGCGATGCTGGGTTGGCAGTGGGCATCATCCCCAAGTGGATTGATATCATCAGGCTGCAGCTTATCAGCTTTGATACCCTCTTCACCTCTGAGGGGCTGAGATTCATCATGATCACCGGCGGGATCCTGGCCCTGATATCCACCATTCTGATCATATTGCTGGTCGTCTTGGTGGAGTCAACCAGAATCGAGATTCCTCTGGCCCACAGCCGGGTGCGGGGTGCAAGAGGCCGCTTCCCGGTTAAGCTGGTCTATGCATCAGTCCTTCCCATGATCCTGGTGAGGGCTATTCAGGCCAATATCGAGATGCTGGGGGCATTGCTGGCATCAAGGCTTGGGGTGGTCTCCACAGCCACTGTGACTGGCGAGGGAGTGACCACGGTCTATACCGGCTACTCCAGCCTCCTGGGCAATTTCATATCTCAGTCCCAGTTTGATGCCGCCACCGGCGCTGCCATCAGCGGACAATCACCCCAGCCGGTATCAGGGCTCATGTATTACCTCTCGCCCATAGGAGGGCCGGGCGACTGGATTCCCAGCATGGTGACAACATCCACAGCCGGGATGACTGAGCTTGGCTTCTCGCCCATTGCCGGCTGGCAGATCCTCTTGCATGTGCTCACAGATTCCGTCTTCCTGATCCTCGGCGGCATTCTGTTCGCCATATTCTGGATTGAGACCACTGGAATGGGGCCCAAGAGCGTCGCTGCCAAGATCCATAACTCTGGACTGCAGGTCCCCGGCTACAGAAGGAACCCGGCATCAATCGAGAGGCTGATGGAGCGGTATATTCCAAAGGTGACTGTGATCGGCGGCGTGATCATTGGGGTCTTGACACTGGTTGCCAGCCTTCTGGGAACCCTGGGCGGGGCAGGCGGTACCGGCCTGTTGCTTGCAGTGAGCATCGTCTATCGGCTCTACGAGCAGATAGCCAGCGAGCAGATCCAGGAGATGTACCCGATGATGCAGAAGTTCTTTGGAGCTTCCGCATGA
- a CDS encoding 30S ribosomal protein S5 translates to MEQRRRRDYYQEEWIPKTRLGKLVYEGQVTTFDEAIASGLPIKEAGLIDALIPGLEDEVLDINMVQRMTDSGRRVKFRTTVIVGNRDGYIGLGEGKDVQVGRAIKKGIDDAKRNVMKVNRGCGSWECGCGQPHTVPYQVVGESGSVRVVLIPAPRGLGIAAGDTSKKVMDMAGIKDVWTRTAGSTRTTINFAKATYNALVNTITVRA, encoded by the coding sequence ATGGAGCAGAGGAGAAGACGGGATTACTACCAAGAGGAGTGGATCCCCAAGACCAGGCTGGGAAAGCTGGTCTATGAGGGGCAGGTAACCACTTTCGATGAGGCCATTGCATCCGGTCTGCCCATAAAAGAGGCGGGACTGATAGATGCACTCATACCAGGGCTCGAGGATGAGGTTCTGGATATCAACATGGTTCAGAGGATGACCGATTCGGGAAGAAGGGTCAAGTTCAGAACCACAGTCATTGTGGGCAATAGAGATGGCTATATCGGCCTGGGCGAGGGAAAGGATGTCCAGGTGGGAAGGGCCATCAAGAAGGGCATCGATGATGCCAAGAGAAACGTCATGAAGGTGAACCGGGGCTGCGGAAGCTGGGAATGTGGCTGTGGCCAGCCTCATACTGTGCCCTATCAGGTGGTGGGCGAGTCCGGAAGCGTCCGGGTAGTGCTCATTCCTGCGCCGCGCGGCCTGGGTATTGCAGCCGGAGATACCAGCAAGAAGGTCATGGATATGGCTGGGATCAAGGATGTCTGGACCAGGACTGCGGGCTCCACCAGAACCACCATCAACTTCGCTAAAGCGACATACAATGCACTCGTCAATACCATAACTGTGAGGGCCTGA